A region from the Canis aureus isolate CA01 chromosome 10, VMU_Caureus_v.1.0, whole genome shotgun sequence genome encodes:
- the LOC144321560 gene encoding olfactory receptor 2V1: MEIWLNRTSIDGFILLGIFSHSQTDLVLFSVVMVVFTVALCGNVLLLFLIYIDPRLHTPMYFFLSQLSLMDLMLVCANVPKMAVNFLSGRKSISFVGCGIQIGFFVSLVGSEGLLLGLMAYDRYVAISHPLHYPILMSQKVCLKFAGSSWAFGILDGIIQMVAAMSLPYCGSRIVDHFFCEVPALLKLACTDTSLFDTLLFACCVFMLLLPFSIIVASYAHILRAVLHMCSAQARKKALATCSSHLTAVSLFYGAAMFIYLRPRRYRAPSHDKAVSIFYTVLTPMLNPLIYSLRNQEVMGALRKGLDHCRIGSQH, from the coding sequence ATGGAGATATGGTTGAACCGAACATCTATAGATGGCTTCATCCTCTTGGGCATCTTTTCCCATAGCCAGACTGATCTTGTCCTATTCTCTGTGGTTATGGTGGTCTTCACAGTGGCCCTCTGTGGGAAtgttctcctcctcttcctcatctacATAGATCCTCGGCTTCACACACCCATGTATTTCTTCCTCAGTCAGCTCTCTCTCATGGACCTCATGTTGGTCTGTGCAAATGTGCCAAAGATGGCAGTCAACTTCCTGTCTGGCAGGAAGTCCATCTCCTTTGTGGGTTGTGGCATACAAATTGGCTTTTTTGTCTCTCTTGTGGGATCTGAGGGGCTCTTGCTGGGACTCATGGCTTATGATCGCTATGTGGCCATTAGCCACCCACTTCACTATCCTATCCTCATGAGTCAGAAGGTCTGTCTCAAGTTTGCTGGGAGTTCCTGGGCCTTTGGGATACTAGATGGAATTATCCAGATGGTGGCAGCCATGAGCTTACCTTACTGTGGCTCAAGGATTGTGGATCATTTCTTCTGTGAGGTGCCAGCTTTATTAAAACTGGCCTGTACAGACACATCCCTTTTTGACACTCTGCTCTTTGCTTGCTGTGTCTTTATGCTGCTTCTTCCCTTCTCCATTATTGTGGCCTCCTATGCCCATATCCTGAGGGCTGTGCTCCACATGTGCTCTGCTCAGGCCCGTAAAAAGGCCCTGGCCACCTGTTCCTCCCACCTGACAGCTGTCTCCCTCTTCTATGGGGCAGCCATGTTCATCTACCTGAGGCCTCGGCGCTACCGGGCCCCTAGTCATGACAAGGCGGTCTCTATCTTCTACACAGTCCTTACTCCTATGCTCAACCCCCTCATTTATAGCTTAAGAAACCAAGAAGTGATGGGGGCCCTGAGGAAGGGGCTGGATCATTGCAGGATTGGCAGCCAGCACTGA